One genomic window of Quercus robur chromosome 6, dhQueRobu3.1, whole genome shotgun sequence includes the following:
- the LOC126688401 gene encoding uncharacterized protein LOC126688401 — MSRCFPFPPPGYEKKARTEDVDLLKKEKHREKKHKKEKKDKEKKEGREKREKDRSDGKHTEKKDKKEKHRDKKKEKEKDRVKEKNSAPGEKRLPGQAEGYSGEKLIQNEEMDKDKNGISNKTRFSGHNGEKLSERIHLAELGRRIKDDDRATENKLVENFTYMDRNEEMVKLVAKGTGTWAEGKDKTKRVDDRKMDLQGIKEARFANSLDQNPAASVQTRVEGLPRPFEKNIEKRMEEKEKTKEKEGDDKQGNKRKDKVREKKSQGKDKNRDKEKKKEVKVEHKNTGHNKLKEGNKNDLLGSHYIKTPQLLEGSNKNAASEENLKKRKEVETNGVLHATDGRPNKLARPTSSNHLSENGRMLEPCQTSITYADRQGAASNLKEPKLNGIIDQSSSVSLKKPMLATAQADQITEASAKPPNPDSKYLSQVCTVPSSSVSLKKPMLATAQADQIAEAAAKPPHPDSKYLSQVYTVPKMDELSDYDDQEWLFSSNGFQSEKPKVESSKVEETPQVWAEALRIESADVCALPYVIPY, encoded by the exons ATGTCGCGCTGCTTTCCGTTCCCACCACCAGGATATGAAAAGAAGGCACGGACAGAGGATGTGGACTTACTAAAAAAG GAAAAGCACAGAGAAAAGAAGcataaaaaggagaaaaaagacaaagagaagaaggaaggcagagagaaaagagagaaagatagaaGTGATGGAAAGCATACGGAAAAGAAAGACAAGAAGGAAAAACACAGAGAtaaaaagaaggagaaggagaaggataGGGTTAAAGAGAAAAACAGTGCCCCAGGTGAGAAGAGACTTCCAGGGCAAGCTGAGGGTTACTCTGGAGAAAAACTCATTCAAAATGAGGAAATGGATAAAGATAAAAATGGTATTTCAAACAAAACAAGATTTTCTGGGCACAATGGAGAGAAACTCAGTGAGAGAATCCATCTGGCTGAGTTGGGCAGGAGGATCAAAGATGATGACAGAGCGACCGAGAACAagttggttgaaaattttactTATATGGACCGGAATGAGGAGATGGTCAAATTGGTGGCTAAAGGTACTGGCACTTGGGCTGAAGGTAAGGATAAGACCAAGAGGGTTGATGATAGAAAGATGGATTTGCAAGGAATCAAGGAGGCAAGATTTGCTAATTCGCTGGATCAGAATCCTGCTGCATCTGTTCAAACTAGAGTTGAAGGATTGCCTAGAccatttgagaaaaatattgagaaaaggATGGAAGAGAAGGAGAAGACCAAAGAAAAGGAAGGAGATGATAAACAGGGGAATAAACGCAAGGATAaagttagagagaaaaagagccAAGGGAAGGATAAGAACAGggacaaagagaagaaaaaggaggtGAAAGTTGAACATAAGAACACGGGacacaataaattaaaagaGGGCAACAAGAATGACCTTTTAGGTAGCCATTATATTAAAACCCCCCAACTTCTGGAGGGCAGCAACAAGAATGCTGCTTCTGAGGAAAATCTAAAGAAACGGAAGGAAGTTGAGACAAATGGAGTTTTACATG CCACTGATGGTAGGCCTAATAAGTTGGCAAGACCGACTTCCTCCAATCATTTATCAGAAAATGGAAGGATGTTGGAACCTTGCCAAACTTCTATCACCTATGCGGATAGGCAAGGAGCAGCCAGTAACCTTAAGGAACCCAAGCTAAATGGCATTATAGATCAGTCATCTTCTGTCTCCTTGAAGAAGCCCATGCTTGCCACTGCACAAGCTGATCAAATCACTGAAGCATCAGCAAAACCACCCAATCCGGATTCCAAGTATTTAAGCCAGGTATGTACAGTACCCTCATCTTCTGTCTCCTTGAAGAAGCCCATGCTTGCCACTGCACAAGCTGATCAAATCGCTGAAGCAGCTGCAAAACCACCTCATCCGGATTCCAAGTATTTAAGCCAGGTATATACAGTACCCAAGATGGATGAGCTGTCTGATTATGATGACCAAGAATGGCTGTTTAGCAGCAATGGCTTCCAATCAGAAAAGCCCAAGGTGGAATCTTCAAAGGTTGAGGAGACACCACAGGTATGGGCAGAAGCTCTGAGGATAGAGTCAGCTGATGTTTGTGCTCTGCCTTATGTTATTCCATACtga